ATATACTCATTTTATAGCCAATAATAAGAATAggctttcctttgcaaaatcTCCTTCACAACTTGCAACAAACGCCACGCACTCAAAGGAAATAGTTAGGCATGGCTAGCACTTGTAAAATGCCAAGGTCTGACAAGTCTTGTTGCTTCCTCCACATCAAGCATCTCTTACATGAAAGAAGATTCCCTTCAGCTTGCCAAAAAGCTTCCTCAAATCCAAGTTAGATGCTTCCtggaaacaaagatttttcagctctgtttggCACAAGACTGATTCATCCCGCAGCTTTATGCTTTCCTCCACAGCACCCACATACCTCACCGCAGTGATGGCATGCTCTCAAGGGGAGGTAGCAGCACATACATGGAGCAATGAACGAGAGTGCCACCAGTGCTAACCAGCGTAAGCAGAACTTGTCATCATTAGTGTCACATGAGCAAGGATCAGAGAAATCTCCTTCAGAGTCTGACATGCAGTGATACAGCATGCTCTCTGCGCAAAGCATGCAACTAACTTGGTAGATACATCTTTTAATAGGATCTGGCGCATCTTGacattttcctctgccattATCTTCATGATTAAACCTTTCCTGGCAGTAAATACAGCGTGAACGCTCACcatcctcttttcttctttttgagtttttaaattttgatgAGGAAGGCTGAGTTTTAAATACCACAGAACTCTTTGAGTCTTTCAGGGAATTCAACTTAGTTCCATCCCCACATGGGTATAAATAGTCAGATTTTTTACCGTCTGATTTAGAAAATGGTATATTTGAGTCTGCGTCATCCCTCTCGAGGTCGTTCTTCCACATGTCAGGATGCCTGTAGTCTGCATAACGACGTATCAAAATGTCACGAGGGTTTATTCTAACAATTTCATCTTCATCCTGAAAGCTAACGTGCCTGATTGACTTCCGTGGGACCTGAAATGGCAAAGCAAGGTAAGTTTACTATACTGAAGTTCCAAATTTATGTCTACCTACAAAGTAAAACTTAGATTAGAAAACtaaaaaacaggttttcttttccttgttgcTGGAAGAGAAAAACTGCAGCTTATTTTCTTACCAGTACAATTTACAGACTTCCTCACAATAACGAGCCTTTTGCATGATATTAGGACCATGAGCTTTAGTATTCTCTTCTGACTTTTTAGGATCTTGTAAGAGCTTTGGATGTTTCCGTATCTGCACAGAACTTGATACTATTCTTTGAATTATGCtcaaaattcaggttttaacATCTTACAGCGGCAACTAATTCCTCAGATCAATTACGCCTTACATGAACCTGCTGATTTCACGTCAGTGATGACacagtgctttaaaattaaCTCCCTGATACATTCACTTTGAGTTACTCATGTTATTTAGGAGAAGttctctttatttctgctcCAAGTTTTCAATCTCCCTCCGCCTGTGCAACAACAGTATTGAATACTCATTAGTTATCCTCAAAGCTGTAATCTAGAGCAGGATTTTGccagatgaaaaataatattccgTAGCAGGATCAATAAATAACAGTGGCTTCTAAATGCATCTCCCCTTAGCTAACACACAGTACTTAAATCAATTAGTTTAGGACACCAAATGCCCAAGTACTTTTTAAATTCTCGACTTGTAACCAGCTGACCATAATTCAAGACCTTTTACCTCAAAAGGCAAGTAAGAAGGAACATGCTGAACatacaaaacaaacagcagagagATAAGATAGAGTTGTTTATTCTGCCTTACAATGAAAGGGCATGGGGGCATGAAAAAGTTGTTGAAGGTGGCAAATTTGAATCGtccaaaatgaaatactgcagaCCTTAGATAACTGTAAGATAGGGGACTGCCACTAAACGTTACTGAAATCACATTACAAATGACTTTCAAGAAAAAGTGCAAATAATGACAGGATAAAAATGTAGCACGTGTATGGAAGGACCTCCTGAAAATAGTAGATAGTGCAGCAAAAAAGCAAGAGTCTCAGTATGTCCCAGTATTCCTGCCTTACAGACAGGCAATTATTTTCCTACACTGTAGGGCTATTATAATCGGAGCCAGAATATAAGCGAGCTTCAAGTCAAATTCCGCCTTTTTCTCCTGTCAAGTGCACAGCCTGCAAACCATCTCACAGaaaagactaagaaaaaaaaaaaacaactccctAAACCATCAGACTTACAAATTCTTCCAGAATCATGAACTATTTGGGAATGCATGTTCGACATCAGTACTGTTGCTTTGAGAGTGTTTTTACCTTATTAGTACTGATCAAATTAATGAGAATTAATGTGTCACCATTCCATAGTCTAGGACAACAGCTGAACAGCATGTTCCTAGTCAGTTGCAGTGTGTAACAACAAACTACCGAAGATCTCGTTTTAGGTTAACACATTTCTATTTCACTTGCACATGCCTATGCTCCTACTGCACTGAGGTCTGCATGccctgggaaggcagaggggggaagacagaaggcagctgggaaagaggaagggatAGCTTCTTAAAATATGCCAGCTTCTGATTATGTAAGAATATCTGTAGCCTGCTCTAACCATCACTTCCCCCCTGCTTAATAATCCTTGTGTGATAAGTACAGAACTGTAATTAGAGCTGCTTTACCCTGGGAGTTTCAACTGGAGTAtgctaacaaaaataattttttttccttggctcTGAGCCACATAGCTGGACTTCCACAAAGTCTGGAGCATACAGGGTGAAGAAAGGTTATATCCCGTTCAGCTAACATCACTGCTCTCCATGCTTCCCCAGGCTCCGATGCAAGCAGTTGGGCCTCTCCTTTGCTTATAAAAGCGGAGTGCTTCTCAACActattctgttttcaaacaagaaaaagagccTATTGTTTTAGCGTCAATAACTAGCTATGGCTAATTGGCTTTCTTAAACAGTTAACAGCATAAATTTAAgggaaaaagcataaaaaacGCTATTACGATTCTGCATGTTACAAGCATAAAGGATCCTTACCCCACTGTCCACACAGAATATTATGCATGCATTTAAGACATTAAATAAAACCcgttgtttaaaagaaaaaaaaaaaccacccaaaacctcaaaccaaaaaccccaacctcaACCTCCCATTCCTCAGACAGCTAACAGCCATCAAAGATCACTATAAAGACTAATAACTAAAATCTGACCTCTCCTCaagtctttgttttgtttgagcaGAACACGCACAATACATAgaactaatttcttttttccaagttcATAGCCAAACACCTACTAAAGTGCTTAAGGTCTGACATGTtacaaaaaaaggcagcattaCATTCTTTATGCAACTGATATTAATAAGTTTCTAAGAAAGCAAGTGGGAAATCCTGAAACACAAGCAAACAGGAGAAACGTTGGAAAAGCTCTATAAATAAAGTGGTTACGTATTGGCTGCTTAATGGGACCTATATGAAATCACGAGGTACAGGAAACCTGAAGAATACACAATCCAGACTCAGTTAGGTACAAATAGA
This genomic stretch from Falco naumanni isolate bFalNau1 chromosome 7, bFalNau1.pat, whole genome shotgun sequence harbors:
- the SPRED1 gene encoding sprouty-related, EVH1 domain-containing protein 1 isoform X1 — protein: MSEETATSNNDNSYARVRAVVMTRDDSSGGWLPLGGGGLSCVTVFKVIPQEENSCADFLIHGERLRDKTVVLECTLKKDLVYNKVTPTFYHWKIDDKKFGLTFQSPADARAFDRGIRRAVEDISQGYPPSQNDVEVAEDCFQTTQENTSGSLMKDHLFQHETVVTSEPYNSTNLRPSAFEDFNTRRACFPSQPNQVPRKSIRHVSFQDEDEIVRINPRDILIRRYADYRHPDMWKNDLERDDADSNIPFSKSDGKKSDYLYPCGDGTKLNSLKDSKSSVVFKTQPSSSKFKNSKRRKEDGERSRCIYCQERFNHEDNGRGKCQDAPDPIKRCIYQVSCMLCAESMLYHCMSDSEGDFSDPCSCDTNDDKFCLRWLALVALSFIAPCMCCYLPLRACHHCGEVCGCCGGKHKAAG
- the SPRED1 gene encoding sprouty-related, EVH1 domain-containing protein 1 isoform X2, coding for MTRDDSSGGWLPLGGGGLSCVTVFKVIPQEENSCADFLIHGERLRDKTVVLECTLKKDLVYNKVTPTFYHWKIDDKKFGLTFQSPADARAFDRGIRRAVEDISQGYPPSQNDVEVAEDCFQTTQENTSGSLMKDHLFQHETVVTSEPYNSTNLRPSAFEDFNTRRACFPSQPNQVPRKSIRHVSFQDEDEIVRINPRDILIRRYADYRHPDMWKNDLERDDADSNIPFSKSDGKKSDYLYPCGDGTKLNSLKDSKSSVVFKTQPSSSKFKNSKRRKEDGERSRCIYCQERFNHEDNGRGKCQDAPDPIKRCIYQVSCMLCAESMLYHCMSDSEGDFSDPCSCDTNDDKFCLRWLALVALSFIAPCMCCYLPLRACHHCGEVCGCCGGKHKAAG